The genomic interval ACCGTTAACAACCCCTTCAATTACAATTGCGTCGGTTATTTTATTTATTACGGCACCTGAAAACCAGTAGGCAGGTTTAACAATCAGTACGTCGTATATCTCATCCACATAGTATTTGTTAAACAGTATTTTATATATGGGAGAGAACGTCTTGGCAATTCCCTCCGGTATTTTTGTGTTTTTGATGTAAAAATAATAAGCCGCTAAAATTCCTGTTATTGCTATTACTATTGATGAAATCATCACAAACCACTCCTGTGACAAGCTGCCATGCGCCTCCGCCTCTCCTACAACAGGGGCAAGAAAGTGTGCAAAGCTATCATGCCCGCCAAGAATATGAGGAATGCCAACATAGCCCGCTGCCACTGCTCCCAGAGCCAGTGCTATCAACGGCAGCGTCATACTTTGGGGAGATTCATGAAGGTGATGTTCCTTATCGTGTCCGCCTCTGAAGCTGCCGTGAAAGGTGACATAGATAAGCCTGAATGAATAAAATGCCGTAAGAAGCGCTGTTATCGCTCCAAGCAGATACACAAATTTACCAACGCCATCTCCGTGAGCATACGCCATCCACAAGATTTCATCTTTGCTAAAAAATCCGGAAAGCCCAGGAACTCCTGAAATACTCAGCGAGGCCAAAAGCATGGTCAGATATGTGACAGGCATATGTTTTTTAAGCCCTCCCATCATATTTATATCTTGCTCTCCCTCCATCGCATGAATGACAGAACCTGCGCCAAGAAACAAGAGCGCCTTAAAAAACGCATGCGTATATAGATGAAAGATACCGGCAGAAAAAGCCCCAACTCCGCACGCTACAAACATGTAACCCAACTGGCTTACCGTAGAGTAAGCGATTATGCGCTTAATGTCTTTTTGAACAAGCGCTATTGTGGCTGCAAAAATTGCTGTTACACCTCCGGTTACGGCAACAACTGCCATAGCAGTTGGTGAAAGAACAAATATAGAGTTGGTTCTTGCTACCATAAAGACCCCTGCCGTTACCATTGTTGCGGCATGAATGAGGGCGCTAACCGGTGTCGGACCCTCCATAGCATCAGGCAGCCACACATGGAGCGGAAGCTGTGCCGATTTGCCCACTGCTCCGCAAAAAAGCAATATCGCTATCACAGTTATCAAATTAAAACTATGTCCGCATATCATTATTGTTTGGCCTGCAAAAGCTGCCGGATTTTTAAACACGTCAGCGTAGTGAAGTGAGCCAAAAGTCAGAAATATTAAAATCACGCCAAGGCCAAATCCAAAATCACCAAACCTGTTGACAATAAAAGCTTTTTTAGCGGCATCGGCAGCTGATTTCTTATAATACCAAAACCCTATCAGAAAATAAGAACACAGTCCCACAGCCTCCCACCCAAAGTACATCTGTAGGAAATTGTTACCCATTACAAGCATCAACATGGAAAAAGTAAAGAGACTGAGAAATGCAAAAAACCGGTAGTAGCCCTTATCCCCGTGCATGTATCCAATCGAGTATATGTGCACAAGCAAGCTTACCGTATTTACCACTATCAGCATTACAGCCGTTAACGGATCAATAAGAAAACCCACCGAAACCTTAAAGCTGCCAGAGGTTATCCATGTAAACAGGTCTTCATTAACGATTTGGCCGCTTAACACACCCGAAAGAGCCGAAAGCGAACACAGAAACGACCCTGCAACCCCAATGAGCGCAATCCAATGAGCCTTCGTCCTCAGAATTGCTTTCCCAAAAAGTATATTGATTATAAAAGCCGCAAGGGGAAGAGCCGGTATCAACACATGCTTTAGTGTCATCCCTATCCTCTCATCTCATTAAATTCATCAACCGTTATGGTCTCTTTGTTTCTAAAGAGCGCAATTACCAGAGCAAGCCCTATTGCCGCCTCAGCCGCCGCTACGGCTATTATCATAAAGACAAGTATCTGACCGGTTAAGTCCTCCATGTAGTGGCTAAACGCTACAAGGCTTATGTTAACGGCATTAAACATTATCTCAACCGAAAGGAGCATTATTATCAGATTCCTCCTTGTGATAAACCCAAACATCCCCACACAAAAGAGCACTCCGCTTAGCCATATATACCAATTTAAAGGTACCATTTTGCTGTCTCTAAATTCCCCCTGCTTTCATTTTAACCTCTTTTTGGCAAGCACAATTGCCCCCACTATTGCAACAAGAAGTACCAGCGAGGCCAGCTCAAACGGGTACAGGTAATGAGTGTACAGTTCCTGCCCTATGGCCCCTATGTGAGTAGCGCTCTGTATCTCCATAATTGTCCACCGCCCTGTCCTTCCAACCTCTACCGATCTTGCCGCCTTAATCGCTATTACCATCACCCCTGAGGATATGATAAAGCCAATAATCCACGGCCTGATAAACCTGCTCTTTTGCACATCCTCCCGCAAATTAAGAAGCATAACGACAAAGAGAAATAATACCATAATAGCTCCGGCATAGATAATTATTTGTACTGCGGCTAAAAACTCCGCATTTAAAAACAAATACAGTCCGGCCAGATGAAAAAACATAAGAAGCATATAAAGCACACCGTGCATAGCGTTTCGCCGCGTTATAGCCAAAGAGGATGTTAGCACTATAACGGAGGCAAAGTATAAGAAAAAAACCTTATTCAGCATTATGTAAATCCACCTTACTCTGAGTCCGCCCTTTAAACACCGCCTGATTTTCAGGCGTTTTAAAGTCATCGGCACGCGGGCCCCAAAATCGCTTAAAATACTCGGTTCCTTTGTCACCTGTCATGTACTTGTCCCAATTTCCAAGGAGTTTGTCTTTGGTCATTTTAAAATCCGCCTTGTTGTATCCGGCATACTCGTAGTGCTCGGTAAGAACAACCGCCCCAAACGGACATGCCTCCACACAAAGTGCGCAATACATACATCTGAGGACTTCTATTTCATATCTGTCAACGACCTTTTCATGTTTTTCCCCCTCGGATGTGTATATGGTTATGCAGCGAGAGGGGCATACGGCGGCACATAGCCCACAGCCCACGCACTTAGCCTCTTTCGTTTCCGGATTGCGTACAAGCGCATGAAGCCCTCTAAAGCCGGGCATCACGGGTCTTTTCTCCTTTGGGTACTGCCTTGTGACAGGCTTTGTGAACAAGGTTTTAAGGGTAAGTTTCATCCCCTGAAGGATTTCCACAAAAAACACCGTCTTAAGAAACCGTGCTATTGCGGTATCTTTTTTTCGCTCCATCACCACAACGTCTTTTATCTTCATATCGTTCATTTGTGTAAAAATATTTTAATAATTCCTGTTATCATAACATTTAAAAGGGCAAGTGGTATCAGCACCTTCCAACCTAACGACATTAATTTATCATATCTATAGCGCGGCAGTGTTGCCCGTATCCAGTAGTAAAAGAATATACAGGCGTAAAGCTTAAGCATAAACCAAATGAGACCCGGCACATGGTTCAAAAAGGGAAACATGTTTAGTATAAACTGGGGCAGAGTCCATCCGCCTAAAAAGCACAGGACGGCTATCGAGGACATTATAATCATACCAATGTACTCGGCCATAAAAAACAGAGCAAAGCGCATACCGCTGTATTCGGAGAAAAATCCGGCTATAAGTTCAGTCTCAGCCTCTGGAAGATCAAACGGGGTGCGGTTGGTCTCGGCAATTGCAGAAATAACAAACACATAAAAACCCAGAAACTGCGGAATTATGTACATCCCGCCCGGATAATTGTGCTGAGCGTGTACGATGTCGGTAAGGTTAACTGAGCCTGCCATAAGCATCACACCAACAAGGGAGAGGCCAAGGGACACCTCATAACTAATCACCTGAGCCGAGGCACGCAGCGCCCCCAGAAACGAATACTTTGAATTAGACGACCAACCGGCAATTATTACGCCGTAGGCAGCCAATGAGGACATTGCAAAAAGAAACAACAGTCCAATGTTAGCGTTACTGATTACAAAACCATCAAAAAATGGTATCACCGCAAGGGCTGAAATTGCAGCCATAAGCCCGATTATTGGCGCCGAGAAAAACAGCGGTTTATCGGCATTTGTTGGAATTATATCCTCTTTGAAAAAGGATTTAATGCCGTCTGCTATCGGCTGAAATATGCCGTGAGGGCCTACCACCATAGGGCCCATTCTGACCTGCATATGGCCTATAACTTTCCGTTCAAAATACGTGGCATATGCTACATGCAACATCGTTGCCCCAAGTACAACAGCTATCTTTAAGAGTATCACTCCGAGGTTCCATATATACTCTGGTACCGCTGCATGAAGAGCGTCTAATGTCATAGTTCTTTAGCCCTCTCTATTGTTACAACTCTGTCTGTTATGTTAAGGCTTTTCAGAGTCGGGTCTATTGTGTATCCTACAATTGACCTAAATCCGTTGTCTTTAAATGTGTTTGAAAGCGCAGCCACTCCCTCCGGCATTCCTCTGTCGGCACGTAAAACAGCAACTGCCATCCCTTTGTCACTCGTTATAACCACCCGCTCATTATCGCTAAGTCCCAAAGACTCCGCTGTCACAGGGTTTATCATAAGAAGCGGCTCCGAGGCTACGCCCATAAGAGCAGCTGAATATCTGGAAAGGGAGGAGGAGTGGATAAGCGATTTATCCTCTTTTAAGATAACCCTGCCACTTTGCTCACTGCCAGGTAATTCCGGCATGTCCTCAAGCCCCTCTACTTCGAAATCCCCCTCTATTCCTCTTAAAGGTTCACCCCCATATGGCCATATACCGCCGCGTCCCGTAAGGGATTCATACCTGACGCCGGCATGGACTGAGGATATCCTGCTGATTTCCTCCCACACGCTCTTAACATCCGTGTATGATTCCTTCATTCCCAGCGCTTTACAGATATCGGCAAGGATTTTCCAGTCTGCCCGTCCACGGCTGCTTAAAGCTCCCTTTCTTAACCTCTGAAGCCTTCTTTCAAGATTTGTATAAGTGCCGTCTTTTTCACTCCATGCTGAGGCTGGAAACACAACATCAGCAAGGCTTGCCGTCTCTGTGAGAAATATATCCGACACTGCCAGAAATTCTAGTTTCTGAAGAGCAGACTCCACTTTCTTTTTATCCGGAATATTAAAGACAGGATTTTCTCCCATCACAAACATTGCTTTGATACTCCCACTGTTAGCGCCGTTAATCATCTCAAAAAGATTAAGTCCTGTTCCCTCTGGTGTTTTCATTCCTGCCGTGTTTTCCATCTTATGGCCAAACGTCTCAAGCTCTACCGGCCTGCCACCAACAAGCACACCAGGCGAACAACCCATATCAAGACATCCCTGCGTGTTTGGCTCATCCATAAGTACAAACAACCTGCCGTTTAACACATAGTTAAGCGCACCAAGTAAAAACAGATTCTTTGAACCATTACCATAAAGCACCATCTCAGGACCTATTATAACAACAGGATTTTTTAGCCTTACAAGCTCATCCGCAGTATATTGCAAAGCCTCAGGGCTGACTCCGGCTCTGACAAGCATGTCCATATCAGGAATTTTCAGAGCCGACAATTTCTTATCTATAATTGAGTTTTCAGAGATAAAATTCTTCTTTTCGTAGACCTTAGCTAATATCCACGTTAGAATAAGTGCTCCTGCGCCCTCTGTGTGATTTAGCTCATGTTTTACATTACTTCTTAGTCCGCCGGATTTGCCTAACACAAACACCTTTCCGCCTTTTTTCCACACCGAGCGAACTGCAATGCCAAGAACCGGATTTATTGTAGTTGGGTCGCCACCGGCAACAAACACTCCGTCTGAGTTAGCAATACCTGGAATAAGGTTTGCCGTTATCCCCTGCCCAAACATCCTCTCAAGATAACTGACAGCAGGACGATAAAAGAGTCTTGCCGCAGAGTCTATATTATTTGAACCCAGCACGTAGCGAATTAATTTCTGAAGCATGTAGTTGTCTTCATTAGTGCATCTGCCAGAGGCAATACCTGCCACAGAGCCACCGCCGTGTTTTTTAACAATCTCTTTAAGCCGCCACGCTGTAAACTCTACAGCCTCCTCCCACGATACCGGAACAAGCTCTCCGTCTTTTCGTATAAGCGGACTTCTCAGTCTTTCCTCATGTTCGGTGTAATCGTAACCGAACCGTCCCATAACGCACAACATGCCGGAATTCAGACCTTTTTCAAAATCCGGGATGACTCTGATAATTGTGTTTTCCCTCATTTGAAGGGTTAGAGTGCAGCCAACGCCGCAGTGCCCGCAAATGGTCTCCACCTGGCGCTCTATGTACCATGGCCTGTACGTGTGGCGATGAAGTTTTGACGTGATCGCTCCCACAGGACAGGCTGAGA from Nitrospirota bacterium carries:
- a CDS encoding molybdopterin-dependent oxidoreductase, which translates into the protein MIKLTIDGIEVQTDREITILEAAKQVGIEIPTLCTFKNLSPSGSCRMCLVEIERLSRPQTACTVKITDGMVVRTNSEAIMRARKAVLEFLLINHPLDCPVCDKAGECILQDLSAKYGAAAGRFKEGKRTNPVSFEDPVIVRDMQRCILCTRCVRTCDDLQGAFAISVINRGSHSLIEPFSGGRFDCEYCGNCLSACPVGAITSKLHRHTYRPWYIERQVETICGHCGVGCTLTLQMRENTIIRVIPDFEKGLNSGMLCVMGRFGYDYTEHEERLRSPLIRKDGELVPVSWEEAVEFTAWRLKEIVKKHGGGSVAGIASGRCTNEDNYMLQKLIRYVLGSNNIDSAARLFYRPAVSYLERMFGQGITANLIPGIANSDGVFVAGGDPTTINPVLGIAVRSVWKKGGKVFVLGKSGGLRSNVKHELNHTEGAGALILTWILAKVYEKKNFISENSIIDKKLSALKIPDMDMLVRAGVSPEALQYTADELVRLKNPVVIIGPEMVLYGNGSKNLFLLGALNYVLNGRLFVLMDEPNTQGCLDMGCSPGVLVGGRPVELETFGHKMENTAGMKTPEGTGLNLFEMINGANSGSIKAMFVMGENPVFNIPDKKKVESALQKLEFLAVSDIFLTETASLADVVFPASAWSEKDGTYTNLERRLQRLRKGALSSRGRADWKILADICKALGMKESYTDVKSVWEEISRISSVHAGVRYESLTGRGGIWPYGGEPLRGIEGDFEVEGLEDMPELPGSEQSGRVILKEDKSLIHSSSLSRYSAALMGVASEPLLMINPVTAESLGLSDNERVVITSDKGMAVAVLRADRGMPEGVAALSNTFKDNGFRSIVGYTIDPTLKSLNITDRVVTIERAKEL
- the nuoI gene encoding NADH-quinone oxidoreductase subunit NuoI; this translates as MERKKDTAIARFLKTVFFVEILQGMKLTLKTLFTKPVTRQYPKEKRPVMPGFRGLHALVRNPETKEAKCVGCGLCAAVCPSRCITIYTSEGEKHEKVVDRYEIEVLRCMYCALCVEACPFGAVVLTEHYEYAGYNKADFKMTKDKLLGNWDKYMTGDKGTEYFKRFWGPRADDFKTPENQAVFKGRTQSKVDLHNAE
- the nuoH gene encoding NADH-quinone oxidoreductase subunit NuoH; this translates as MTLDALHAAVPEYIWNLGVILLKIAVVLGATMLHVAYATYFERKVIGHMQVRMGPMVVGPHGIFQPIADGIKSFFKEDIIPTNADKPLFFSAPIIGLMAAISALAVIPFFDGFVISNANIGLLFLFAMSSLAAYGVIIAGWSSNSKYSFLGALRASAQVISYEVSLGLSLVGVMLMAGSVNLTDIVHAQHNYPGGMYIIPQFLGFYVFVISAIAETNRTPFDLPEAETELIAGFFSEYSGMRFALFFMAEYIGMIIMSSIAVLCFLGGWTLPQFILNMFPFLNHVPGLIWFMLKLYACIFFYYWIRATLPRYRYDKLMSLGWKVLIPLALLNVMITGIIKIFLHK
- the nuoK gene encoding NADH-quinone oxidoreductase subunit NuoK, whose amino-acid sequence is MVPLNWYIWLSGVLFCVGMFGFITRRNLIIMLLSVEIMFNAVNISLVAFSHYMEDLTGQILVFMIIAVAAAEAAIGLALVIALFRNKETITVDEFNEMRG
- the nuoL gene encoding NADH-quinone oxidoreductase subunit L → MTLKHVLIPALPLAAFIINILFGKAILRTKAHWIALIGVAGSFLCSLSALSGVLSGQIVNEDLFTWITSGSFKVSVGFLIDPLTAVMLIVVNTVSLLVHIYSIGYMHGDKGYYRFFAFLSLFTFSMLMLVMGNNFLQMYFGWEAVGLCSYFLIGFWYYKKSAADAAKKAFIVNRFGDFGFGLGVILIFLTFGSLHYADVFKNPAAFAGQTIMICGHSFNLITVIAILLFCGAVGKSAQLPLHVWLPDAMEGPTPVSALIHAATMVTAGVFMVARTNSIFVLSPTAMAVVAVTGGVTAIFAATIALVQKDIKRIIAYSTVSQLGYMFVACGVGAFSAGIFHLYTHAFFKALLFLGAGSVIHAMEGEQDINMMGGLKKHMPVTYLTMLLASLSISGVPGLSGFFSKDEILWMAYAHGDGVGKFVYLLGAITALLTAFYSFRLIYVTFHGSFRGGHDKEHHLHESPQSMTLPLIALALGAVAAGYVGIPHILGGHDSFAHFLAPVVGEAEAHGSLSQEWFVMISSIVIAITGILAAYYFYIKNTKIPEGIAKTFSPIYKILFNKYYVDEIYDVLIVKPAYWFSGAVINKITDAIVIEGVVNGLPTIVEWFSRRLRKIQTGIVLHYSMFMAAGMFILLILILSKLYTGRF
- a CDS encoding NADH-quinone oxidoreductase subunit J; amino-acid sequence: MLNKVFFLYFASVIVLTSSLAITRRNAMHGVLYMLLMFFHLAGLYLFLNAEFLAAVQIIIYAGAIMVLFLFVVMLLNLREDVQKSRFIRPWIIGFIISSGVMVIAIKAARSVEVGRTGRWTIMEIQSATHIGAIGQELYTHYLYPFELASLVLLVAIVGAIVLAKKRLK